The following coding sequences are from one Haliotis asinina isolate JCU_RB_2024 chromosome 3, JCU_Hal_asi_v2, whole genome shotgun sequence window:
- the LOC137277886 gene encoding neuromedin-U receptor 2-like gives MANVSHGNMTLQEVNDAMAVLLIPAMVYVGLMMIVGLVGNGLVVYVFPTKLTTGTQSVLITCLAVFDLLSCIIAMPTEIADMRFFFMFGSVFACKMFRCVNTFCAICSILTLLGIAVDRYRKVCCPHKKQLGTNQVKIVIGLSILFSALFSWPAIAIYGIRSADTGVENLIGQDCSTSDALKHTLYPLIYNGVLALLFIIITVVLCVLYYLVWRTAKKHTETSRPVGQNTPSTGTTIELSSADSDGSVPNNTGHSPRRGMTSQRRTNKTTTIAFMVTIVFILSFLPHLSLVIARSTVKDFDYKLDDTGTVFFNIFLRSYFVNSAANPIIYGVMNVRFRRECCKVLKNVFCCGRV, from the coding sequence ATGGCTAACGTGTCGCACGGCAACATGACGTTACAGGAAGTGAACGATGCCATGGCAGTGCTGCTCATACCCGCCATGGTGTACGTGGGTCTCATGATGATCGTGGGCCTCGTGGGCAACGGGCTTGTAGTGTACGTCTTCCCAACCAAACTGACCACCGGTACCCAGAGTGTCCTCATCACCTGCCTAGCTGTGTTTGACCTTCTGAGCTGCATAATCGCCATGCCTACAGAGATAGCGGACATGAGGTTCTTCTTCATGTTCGGGTCCGTGTTCGCCTGCAAAATGTTTAGATGTGTCAACACCTTCTGCGCAATATGTTCCATACTCACTCTCCTCGGTATAGCTGTTGATCGGTACAGGAAAGTGTGTTGTCCTCACAAGAAACAACTTGGCACTAACCAGGTGAAGATTGTCATAGGTCTTTCGATTCTCTTCTCCGCTTTGTTTTCTTGGCCAGCTATTGCTATATACGGTATCCGATCAGCGGACACTGGTGTTgagaatttgattggtcaggaCTGTTCCACAAGCGATGCCCTTAAGCACACTCTGTATCCTCTGATCTACAATGGCGTCCTGGCTTTGTTATTCATTATCATTACTGTTGTGTTGTGCGTCTTGTATTATTTGGTGTGGCGGACTGCAAAGAAACATACGGAAACCTCAAGACCAGTTGGCCAAAACACTCCGTCTACTGGTACCACTATAGAGTTGTCGTCTGCTGATAGCGACGGAAGTGTACCCAACAACACAGGGCACAGTCCGCGTCGAGGTATGACATCACAGAGACGGACCAACAAAACTACCACGATAGCATTCATGGTGACAATCGTATTTATTCTCAGTTTTCTGCCTCATCTATCCTTAGTTATTGCGAGGTCCACTGTTAAAGACTTTGACTACAAACTGGATGATACTGGCACTGTATTCTTTAATATATTCCTACGCTCATACTTTGTGAATTCGGCAGCAAATCCCATCATCTACGGTGTCATGAACGTCCGATTTCGTCGCGAGTGTTGCAAAGTACTGAagaatgtgttttgttgtggacGAGTATGA
- the LOC137277885 gene encoding orexin receptor type 2-like: MNTSTLSPTDNETDPPRNMNRTLEDVNDAMAMTLLPVMLYIGVLMIVGFVGNVMVVYVFIFKFRRGTQNFLITCLAVFDLISCLMAMPTEIVDVRYFYMFDSEFACKLLTFVTTFCAMCSVFTLLGIAIDRYIKVCRPLTNQVKVKHVRIWIVIVVFVALGFSWPSLIIYGIRSADTDEPHITGRDCSTADQMIGTQYPLIYNIVLAAGLLIATTVLLVLYVFILKAIKIHRSHMKARASFASDTVVSTIEMSNKGISEPHYRTDVKNSFKNSERRNKTTVIAFLVTIVFVLSFLPHLALMCTRAIIKDFDHDLRGSSLVAFNIFIRSYFVNSVANPIIYGVLNYKFREESVWLFRTVLCCRRRRVQITQEPSFTSFS, encoded by the coding sequence ATGAACACTTCCACACTTTCGCCGACTGACAATGAAACTGATCCCCCGAGAAACATGAACAGAACCCTGGAGGACGTCAATGACGCTATGGCCATGACGTTGCTCCCAGTCATGCTGTACATAGGAGTGTTAATGATTGTTGGTTTCGTCGGCAACGTCATGGTAGTCTACGTCTTCATCTTCAAATTCAGACGTGGAACGCAAAATTTCCTAATAACCTGTTTAGCCGTGTTTGATCTAATCAGCTGTTTGATGGCAATGCCTACAGAGATTGTGGATGTCCGCTATTTCTACATGTTTGACTCTGAATTTGCATGTAAATTATTAACCTTCGTGACAACCTTCTGTGCAATGTGTTCAGTATTTACATTACTTGGCATCGCAATTGACCGATACATCAAAGTATGCCGCCCGTTAACAAACCAGGTAAAGGTGAAGCATGTAAGGATCTGGATTGtcattgttgtgtttgttgcaCTTGGATTTTCATGGCCTTCTTTGATCATCTATGGAATAAGATCTGCAGATACAGATGAGCCACATATTACAGGCAGGGACTGTTCAACAGCTGACCAGATGATTGGCACACAGTATCCGCTGATATATAACATTGTGTTGGCAGCTGGTCTTCTCATCGCAACAACTGTGCTCTTGGTGCTATATGTGTTCATACTTAAAGCCATAAAGATTCACAGAAGCCATATGAAAGCACGTGCTTCTTTTGCATCTGATACGGTTGTTTCAACGATAGAAATGTCAAACAAAGGTATTTCGGAACCACACTATAGAACTGATGTTAAGAACAGCTTCAAGAATAGCGAGAGACGGAATAAGACGACTGTAATTGCATTCTTGGTGACGATTGTATTTGTGTTGAGCTTCCTTCCGCATCTTGCTCTCATGTGTACCCGAGCCATCATTAAAGACTTCGACCATGACTTAAGAGGATCGTCCCTTGTTGCATTCAACATATTCATTCGTTCCTACTTTGTCAATTCTGTGGCTAATCCTATAATATACGGCGTTCTGAACTATAAGTTCAGAGAAGAGTCTGTGTGGCTGTTTAGAACTGTTCTGTGCTGTAGACGACGGCGTGTTCAAATTACCCAAGAGCCTTCATTTACATCGTTTTCTTGA
- the LOC137278842 gene encoding pyrokinin-1 receptor-like, with protein MAETDTDLLYLYNDTHLNSALPTIVFLSLIMVTGFIGNCTVCFVYLKRFKPSPLRCFILTTSFFDLFICVFDLPIAIVNMRYLYSSGEFLELCKAFHMLHDFSFMTSMFMLLAIAVERYKKICQPFENRMTVRKARVVIVVSCLLALVLSSPATIIFGAHIFPVNGKNNTIINATQCALANLHVYHIGTISKISLTGWIVLDIGVFLTLVVLYCLIWRKIYDHIDVMTNKTLSHSQNANIANASAEHASITDTRIDDDDNMTTTSVVSGSIDHSKTTMNQSPTRNTHDHPGTLLKVTLTMVCVSLASFVAYLPIICLMFIALFAPSTMTTFQESVTWLYYIVLQSFYIQCALNPLVYGFCNTAFRYEMRLACEKITSN; from the coding sequence ATGGCTGAGACAGATACAGATCTCCTTTACCtctacaatgacacacatttgaACAGTGCGCTGCCTACAATTGTATTTCTATCCTTGATAATGGTTACAGGTTTCATTGGAAACTGTACAGTTTGTTTTGTATACTTGAAACGATTCAAGCCCAGTCCTCTGAGATGTTTCATTTTGACTACGTCGTTTTTTGATTTGTTCATTTGTGTTTTTGATCTTCCAATAGCCATTGTCAACATGAGGTACTTGTACAGCTCTGGGGAGTTTCTTGAATTATGTAAAGCGTTTCATATGCTCCACGACTTCAGTTTCATgacatcaatgttcatgcttcTTGCCATTGCCGTGGAAAGATACAAGAAGATATGCCAGCCCTTCGAAAATCGCATGACTGTACGAAAGGCTAGAGTCGTTATAGTTGTCAGTTGCTTGCTAGCTCTGGTTTTATCATCCCCCGCTACTATTATTTTTGGAGCACATATATTCCCAGTCAATGGTAAGAACAATACCATTATCAACGCTACCCAGTGTGCTCTGGCCAATCTTCATGTGTATCATATTGGCACTATTTCTAAAATAAGCCTTACTGGTTGGATTGTACTGGATATAGGTGTGTTCCTAACTCTCGTTGTGCTCTATTGCCTCATTTGGCGGAAGATATATGACCATATTGATGTGATGACAAATAAAACTCTTTCCCACAGTCAAAATGCTAATATCGCCAATGCGTCGGCGGAACATGCTTCCATAACTGATACGCGGATAGATGACGATGATAATATGactacgacaagcgtagtctcAGGTTCGATCGATCATTCCAAAACAACCATGAATCAGTCCCCAACAAGGAATACCCATGATCATCCAGGAACCCTTCTAAAAGTGACTTTAACAATGGTCTGTGTGAGTCTGGCCTCTTTTGTTGCCTATCTTCCCATTATCTGTTTGATGTTCATTGCTTTATTCGCTCCAAGTACAATGACGACATTCCAAGAATCGGTTACATGGTTGTATTACATTGTTTTGCAATCGTTTTACATTCAATGCGCTTTGAACCCTCTAGTCTACGGTTTCTGCAACACTGCCTTCAGGTATGAAATGAGACTTGCGTGTGAAAAAATAACTTCAAATTAA